A single window of Artemia franciscana unplaced genomic scaffold, ASM3288406v1 Scaffold_3674, whole genome shotgun sequence DNA harbors:
- the LOC136043204 gene encoding glutamine-dependent NAD(+) synthetase-like, which produces RRARDELKADIVIYPELTLTGYPPEDLLLRPHLYELVNRALAKICQQVVDIDLIIGYPRRDKGKIFNSCSLIRNGKIETTYDKQHLPNYNVFDEKRYFASGDQACVINVKDIPIALSICEDIWVAGTGKQASDAGAEIMFNLNASPYHQDKRDERIDALKSTVAESQMPIVYVNMVGGQDELVFDGGSIVMDANGQQCFHAPDFVEDVYLVELDQHTVRHDYPASPRIMIPEEHIYQALVLGVRDYAQKNHFKGAVLGLSGGIDSALTAAIAADALGGENVEAVLMPSRYTADMSNEDAILEADALKIKHYSIPIAGPFNAFRESLHELIDGTPKDTTEENIQARCRGVILMAFSNKRGTLLLTTGNKSEMSVGYATLYGDMAGGFAPLKDISKLMVYRLCEWRNTLSPVIPQRVIDRPPSAELAPDQKDSDSLPPYEILDPILEAYIERDETPEQIIARGFEQAVVERIVMLVDRNEYKRRQAAPGVRITKRAFGRDRRYPITSGYREF; this is translated from the coding sequence GGTGGATATTGATCTCATCATCGGCTACCCAAGGCGCGACAAGGGCAAGATTTTCAACAGCTGTTCTTTGATCCGAAATGGGAAAATTGAAACCACCTACGACAAGCAACATTTGCCGAACTATAACGTGTTTGATGAAAAACGTTATTTTGCATCGGGCGATCAAGCCTGCGTGATCAACGTCAAAGACATTCCGATCGCGCTGAGTATTTGTGAAGATATTTGGGTTGCAGGCACTGGGAAACAAGCCAGCGATGCCGGCGCTGAGATCATGTTCAATCTAAATGCATCACCTTATCACCAGGATAAACGTGATGAACGTATTGATGCACTCAAATCCACGGTGGCAGAAAGCCAAATGCCCATTGTCTACGTCAATATGGTCGGCGGTCAGGACGAATTGGTTTTTGATGGCGGCTCGATCGTCATGGATGCAAATGGTCAGCAGTGTTTTCATGCGCCGGATTTTGTTGAAGATGTCTATCTTGTCGAGCTTGATCAACACACCGTCCGTCATGATTATCCCGCTAGCCCGCGCATCATGATTCCCGAAGAACACATCTATCAAGCGCTCGTATTGGGCGTTCGCGACTATGCacagaaaaatcattttaaaggTGCCGTGCTGGGCCTATCAGGCGGAATCGACTCCGCACTGACTGCCGCGATCGCCGCTGATGCGCTCGGTGGAGAAAATGTCGAAGCGGTGCTCATGCCATCACGCTACACGGCGGACATGAGTAACGAAGATGCAATTCTTGAAGCCGACGCCCTGAAAATCAAACACTACTCTATCCCGATCGCGGGGCCGTTTAACGCCTTCCGCGAAAGCCTGCACGAGTTGATCGATGGTACGCCGAAAGACACGACGGAAGAAAATATTCAAGCACGCTGCCGTGGCGTTATCCTCATGGCATTCTCTAACAAACGCGGCACCTTGTTATTAACAACCGGCAATAAGAGCGAAATGTCTGTCGGTTATGCAACCCTTTACGGCGATATGGCGGGCGGTTTTGCACCATTAAAAGACATCTCGAAACTCATGGTTTATCGCCTCTGCGAATGGCGTAATACGCTCTCGCCCGTGATCCCGCAACGCGTGATCGACCGACCACCTTCAGCAGAACTTGCACCGGATCAGAAAGATTCTGACTCGCTACCACCGTATGAAATCCTCGATCCGATTCTAGAAGCGTATATCGAACGAGACGAAACACCGGAGCAAATTATCGCGCGTGGTTTTGAGCAAGCTGTCGTTGAGCGTATCGTCATGCTGGTTGACCGGAATGAATATAAGCGACGACAAGCCGCACCGGGCGTCCGCATTACAAAACGTGCGTTTGGACGTGATCGGCGTTATCCGATCACCTCAGGTTATCGAGAATTTTAG
- the LOC136043193 gene encoding DNA polymerase IV-like, with product MDAFYASVEQRDQPEYRNRPVIVGGDPGRRGVVAACSYEARQYGIHSAMPASRAKRLCPDAIFLRPRMTVYREVSAQIREIFQEYTSLIEPLSLDEAYLDVTDADHCQGSATLIAKEIKTQIKLRTNLIASAGISYNKFLAKIASDMDKPDGLFLIKPDQGEAFIEQLPIGKFYGIGPATEARMKSHNIHNGADLKSWKKNRSHRKIW from the coding sequence ATGGATGCGTTTTACGCCTCCGTCGAACAGCGTGATCAGCCAGAATACCGAAACCGCCCCGTCATTGTCGGTGGCGATCCAGGCCGACGTGGCGTAGTAGCCGCCTGTAGTTACGAAGCACGCCAATACGGAATTCATTCCGCGATGCCGGCGTCACGCGCAAAACGGCTCTGCCCAGATGCGATATTCTTACGCCCACGTATGACAGTTTACCGCGAAGTCTCAGCCCAGATCCGCGAGATTTTTCAGGAGTACACCTCGCTCATCGAACCGCTCTCCCTTGATGAAGCCTATCTCGATGTCACCGATGCAGATCATTGCCAAGGCTCCGCAACGTTGATCGCAAAAGAGATAAAAACACAGATTAAATTACGTACAAACCTGATCGCGTCTGCTGGTATTTCATACAATAAATTCTTAGCAAAAATTGCTTCAGATATGGACAAGCCAGACGgtctatttttaattaaacccgatcAAGGAGAAGCCTTCATCGAACAATTACCGATCGGAAAATTCTACGGCATCGGCCCAGCAACAGAAGCGCGGATGAAATCACACAACATTCATAACGGTGCGGATCTTaaatcctggaaaaaaaacagatcTCATCGCAAAATTTGGTAA
- the LOC136043194 gene encoding putative protein IntB, with the protein MPLSDTAVRNAKPGDKQRKMDGKEKTISIGTYPETSLKKARSKRDEYRTVLADGGDPSFHKKVKKQTERESRENSFEAITREWLDHSVRKWALRHIESTGAHESAHRTHQNCGQVLRFAIATGRAERDPAADLKSALIPAKTKHHASITDPVKVGELLRTIENYQGEFITKFGLQLAPLLFVHPGELRHAEWSEIDLELAEWHITAEKVKMPAQHIVPFTSSSQAEYKLRF; encoded by the exons ATGCCACTGAGCGATACAGCCGTAAGAAATGCCAAGCCAGGTGATAAGCAAAGGAAGATGGATGGCAAAGAGAAGACAATCTCAATCGGAACCTATCCTGAAACCAGCCTCAAGAAAGCCAGAAGCAAACGGGATGAATACAGAACAGTCCTTGCAGATGGTGGCGATCCTTCATTtcacaaaaaagtgaaaaagcagACTGAGCGTGAAAGCCGTGAAAATAGTTTCGAGGCAATCACACGAGAGTGGTTAGACCATAGCGTCAGGAAATGG GCGCTCAGACACATcgaaagcacaggggcgcatgAATCCGCTCATCGTACTCACCAAAATTGTGGTCAGGTGTTACGTTTCGCCATTGCGACTGGTCGAGCAGAACGCGATCCCGCCGCCGATCTTAAAAGCGCATTGATACCAGCGAAAACTAAGCATCATGCTTCAATCACCGATCCTGTTAAGGTGGGTGAATTACTCAGGACGATAGAAAATTATCAAGGTGAGTTCATTACAAAGTTCGGCCTGCAACTTGCGCCCCTTCTCTTTGTGCACCCCGGTGAACTACGCCATGCTGAATGGTCTGAGATTGATCTAGAGCTAGCTGAATGGCACATAACAGCAGAAAAGGTGAAGATGCCAGCCCAACATATTGTTCCTTTCACCTCATCCTCTCAGGCTGAATATAAATTACGTTTTTGA
- the LOC136043195 gene encoding putative protein IntB has protein sequence MPSQVKKQRKMYDEKGLYLIVHPNGGKWWRFRYKLDGKEKTISIGVYPDVTLSKARKRRDEYRVVLADGGDPSFHKKTKKQTEKESRENSFEAITREWLDRSSVKWVESYTVKLTSRFERYIFPRVGNKPITEVTAPELLQALRHIESTGAHESAHRTHQNCSQVFRYAIATGRADRDPAADLKGALIPAKTKHHASITEPAKVGELLRAIDSYQGEFITKCGLQMIPYVFVRPGELRHAEWSEIDFDLAEWHIPAEKMKMPAKQIVPLSDQVIAILESLHPLTGRWKYVFPGIRSKQRPMSENTLNAGLRRLGYTKEEMTSHGFRSMASTLLNEQGFNRDWIERQLAHTERDSVRAAYNYAEYLSERKRMMQHWADYLDNLRADKKVITGIFNRSGS, from the coding sequence ATGCCAAGCCAGgtgaaaaaacaaaggaaaatgtATGACGAAAAGGGCCTATACCTGATCGTCCATCCGAATGGTGGTAAGTGGTGGCGTTTCCGTTACAAGCTGGATGGTAAAGAGAAGACTATCTCGATAGGTGTGTATCCTGATGTCACTTTATCTAAAGCAAGAAAGCGACGAGATGAATACCGCGTCGTTCTGGCAGATGGTGGTGATCCTTCCTTTCACAAAAAGACCAAAAAGCAGACTGAGAAAGAAAGCCGTGAAAACAGCTTCGAGGCTATTACAAGAGAGTGGCTTGATCGTAGTTCTGTGAAGTGGGTGGAAAGCTACACAGTCAAACTCACAAGTCGTTTCGAAAGATACATATTTCCAAGAGTAGGTAATAAGCCGATCACTGAAGTCACTGCACCCGAACTCTTGCAGGCTTTACGACATATTGAAAGCACCGGTGCTCATGAATCAGCCCACCGCACCCACCAGAACTGCAGTCAGGTATTCCGCTACGCCATTGCAACAGGTCGAGCAGACCGAGATCCTGCGGCAGATCTGAAAGGTGCTCTCATTCCAGCTAAGACAAAACACCATGCTTCTATCACTGAGCCTGCAAAGGTGGGTGAATTACTCAGAGCCATAGACAGCTATCAAGGCGAGTTTATAACCAAATGTGGCCTACAGATGATTCCTTATGTGTTCGTTCGTCCAGGCGAGCTGAGGCATGCAGAATGGAGTGAGATAGATTTTGATCTGGCCGAGTGGCATATCCCCGCTGAGAAAATGAAGATGCCTGCAAAGCAGATTGTTCCTCTATCTGATCAAGTCATTGCCATCCTGGAAAGCCTCCACCCACTTACTGGCCGTTGGAAGTATGTCTTCCCTGGAATCCGGTCAAAGCAACGCCCAATGTCAGAAAACACACTGAATGCAGGCTTGAGACGTTTGGGCTACACCAAAGAAGAAATGACCTCTCACGGTTTCAGGAGCATGGCTTCTACCCTTCTGAATGAGCAAGGCTTTAACCGCGACTGGATAGAAAGACAATTGGCCCACACTGAAAGAGACAGCGTTAGAGCAGCTTACAACTACGCTGAATACCTGTCTGAGCGCAAACGCATGATGCAACATTGGGCCGATTATCTGGACAACCTGAGAGCAGATAAGAAAGTAATAACAGGGATATTTAACCGATCAGGTTCTTAA
- the LOC136043196 gene encoding type III pantothenate kinase-like has product MTRLLIDVGNTRIKLALSEQGEFIDRDQFRWQESDLTQHFHQITSQWRTPSEVAVSNVAGPSVERLINTYCEKNWRVTPRFAKTQSECGGLMNVYPKPETLGIDRWLAMLGAWHPRRKAVCVIDCGSAVTIDRVNEAGQHLGGLIAPGPVITYARVNREYTRLDRR; this is encoded by the coding sequence ATGACAAGACTGCTGATTGATGTTGGAAATACGCGTATTAAACTTGCGCTAAGCGAGCAAGGCGAATTTATCGATCGCGATCAATTCCGCTGGCAAGAGTCAGACCTTACGCAGCATTTTCATCAGATCACTTCACAGTGGAGGACACCATCAGAAGTTGCTGTCTCTAATGTTGCAGGGCCGTCAGTTGAACGTTTGATCAATACGTATTGTGAAAAAAACTGGCGAGTCACTCCTCGCTTTGCAAAAACACAATCCGAATGTGGTGGGTTAATGAACGTCTACCCAAAGCCAGAAACATTGGGGATTGATCGTTGGCTCGCGATGCTAGGCGCTTGGCATCCGCGTCGTAAAGCGGTGTGTGTGATCGACTGTGGTTCAGCGGTGACGATTGATCGTGTCAACGAAGCAGGTCAACATCTTGGTGGCCTGATCGCGCCAGGTCCTGTCATTACTTACGCGCGCGTTAACAGAGAATACACACGCCTTGATCGCAGATGA